TTTTTGCTATAATATACAAGAGTACATTTAGGGAGGGAGATTACTATGACTGACTTTGAAAAATATATGAATCAATTTGTAGAGTTTTTGGATAGTGAAAAGAAAAGCATTTTAATCACGGGATTAGACGATGATGCAAAAGTTCGGATGGTATTAAATGGGTTAAATGAAAGATATAAGAATGGCATGATTAGATGCTCTGAACTAGGCAGAATTGCTGAAATTATTAATGGAGCTTTTCATAATAAACATTTACCTTCGAAAATTAGCGGACAAAAAGTATACTCAGTTGGAAATATGGAAATAACTTTTTCTAAATATGTGGATTCGATAGTTAGACATACGATCGGGGAGAGATTCGATTTTGTTTTATACTTCCCTATAGAAACAGTTCTGTTTCCAGGTAAGGAAAAATATTTGAATCAATTATTAAATAATATTAGTCATACAGGTTCTTCAAAAATTGTTTTATTGACTACTAACGATCATAAGAAAAATTTGAAGGCTTTACGAGACATTGCCGATGAGCATATCCATTATGACATTTCAAATGATAATCCCGAATTGCTTGAAGTAGTAAAAAGTAATTTAGGAGATTTTGAATATCCATTATTTGAGTAAAAAATAAAAAGGGAACATTTGCTCTTGTTTTATGGTATAATCATTTTAGATAAAAGTAAATTGAAAAGGCTCTTAGAATTAATTTATACCTTGATAAAGTTGAGGTTACTAGGTATTCTTAAGTAAAGAAAGGTGATATAATTGCTTTTGCCACGAAAAATAAATATCCCTCAAGTACCGCCGATTAAGATTCAAGGAATAAAAACGAAGTTAGTACCTTTTATAACGGAATCTGTTAAATGGGATGGTGAAGGAACTTATTTTGAACCATTTATGGGTTCTGGAGTTGTAGGATTTAACATAGCCCCTCAAAGAGCTGTGTTTAGTGATACCAATCCATATATAATTCAATTTTATAAAGATGTGCAAGATGGTACGATTACCCCTCATATTGTGCATGAGTATCTAAAAGAAGAGGGATATAAATTATCTCAAACCCCAAACGATAAGACTTCATATTATTATGAAGTGAGAAACAGATTCAACAAAACACATTCTTCTTTAGATTTTCTATTTTTACAAAGATCCAACTTTAATGGTATGATTAGATTCAATTCAAAAGGAGAGTATAATGTACCGTTTGGAAGGAAACCTCAGAGATTTCAACAGGCATTAATTACTAAGATTTGCAATCAAGTAAAATGGGTACAAGAAACTATGAAGAATAAGGAATGGGATTTTCTTTGCGTTTCTTTCGAAGAGATTTTTGAAATGGTAGAAGAAGGAGATTTTATATATTTAGATCCTCCTTATATTAATAGACATGATGGTTATTACGATTCGTGGAACGAGGAACTTGCTAACCAACTTGCTTATTTAGCTCAACATTGTGATGCAGGGTATGCGTTTAGTATGTGGTACGAGAATAAATATAGAAAAAATGATCATATATTAGAA
This region of Suicoccus acidiformans genomic DNA includes:
- a CDS encoding DNA adenine methylase, which gives rise to MLLPRKINIPQVPPIKIQGIKTKLVPFITESVKWDGEGTYFEPFMGSGVVGFNIAPQRAVFSDTNPYIIQFYKDVQDGTITPHIVHEYLKEEGYKLSQTPNDKTSYYYEVRNRFNKTHSSLDFLFLQRSNFNGMIRFNSKGEYNVPFGRKPQRFQQALITKICNQVKWVQETMKNKEWDFLCVSFEEIFEMVEEGDFIYLDPPYINRHDGYYDSWNEELANQLAYLAQHCDAGYAFSMWYENKYRKNDHILEWDKGVLLTTEHFYHVGAKEANRNKMIEALIVSEKNVNYQEVREPFEQLALL